DNA from Pseudomonas putida:
AACCGTCGGATACTTACCCAGCCCCCCATCAGGGTCGCCATCGTCTGCTACCTTGGGAGAACCCGCTCACCCACAGGTGAATGACCATGGCCCGCACGACTCCCATCGAGCTGTACCGCAACATCGGCATCGTCGCCCACGTGGACGCCGGCAAGACCACCACCACCGAACGCATCCTGTTCTACACCGGGGTCAACCACAAGATGGGCGAAGTTCATGACGGTGCCGCCACCATGGACTGGATGGCCCAGGAACAGGAGCGCGGCATCACCATCACCTCGGCGGCGACCACGGCGTTCTGGCAGGGCTCGACCAAGCAATTTGCCGACAAGTACCGCTTCAACATCATCGACACCCCCGGCCACGTCGACTTCACCATCGAGGTGGAGCGCTCGCTGCGTGTGCTCGACGGGGCGGTGGTGGTGTTCAGCGGCGCCGACGGCGTCGAGCCGCAGTCCGAGACGGTCTGGCGCCAGGCCAACAAATACCACGTGCCACGCCTGGCCTATATCAACAAGATGGACCGCCAGGGCGCGGACTTCCTGCGGGTGGTCAAGCAGATCGACCAGCGCCTGGGACACCACCCGGTGCCAATCCAACTGGCGATCGGCAGCGAGGAGCACTTCGAGGGGCAGATCGACCTGGTGAAGATGAAAGCCATCTACTGGAACGACGCCGACCAAGGCACCAGCTATCGCGAAGAAGAGATACCCGCAGAGCTGCGCGCCCTGGCCGATGAGTGGCGAGCGCACATGGTCGAAGCCGCTGCCGAGGCCAACGACGAACTGACCATGAAGTTCCTCGAGGGCGAAGCGCTGAGCATCGATGAGATCAAGGCCGGCCTGCGCCAGCGCACCCTGGCCAACGAGATCGTGCCCACCATCCTCGGTTCTTCCTTCAAGAACAAAGGCGTACCGCTGATGCTCGATGCGGTGATCGACTACCTGCCCGCCCCTAGCGAGATTCCGGCGATCAACGGCACCGACCCGGACGACGAAGAAAAGCATCTGGAGCGCCACGCCGACGACAACGAGCCGTTCTCGGCCTTGGCCTTCAAGATCGCCACCGACCCCTTCGTCGGCACCCTGACCTTCGCCCGGGTGTACTCAGGCGTGCTCAGCTCCGGTGACGCGGTGCTCAACTCGGTCAAGGGTAAGAAGGAACGTGTCGGGCGCATGGTGCAGATGCATGCCAACCAGCGCGCCGAGATCAAGAACGTCTGTGCCGGCGACATCGCCGCACTGATCGGCATGAAGGATGTCACCACCGGCGACACCCTGTGCGACATGAACAAGCCGATCATCCTCGAACGTATGGACTTCCCCGACCCGGTGATTTCCGTGGCCGTTGAGCCCAAGACCAAAGCCGACCAGGAAAAAATGGGCATCGCCCTGGGCAAGCTGGCCCAGGAAGACCCCTCGTTCCGGGTCAAGACCGACGAGGAAACCGGTCAGACGATCATCTCCGGCATGGGTGAGCTGCACCTGGACATCATCGTCGATCGCATGCGCCGGGAGTTCAACGTCGAGGCCAATATCGGCAAGCCCCAGGTGGCCTACCGCGAGAAAATCCGAAATACCTGCGAAATCGAGGGTCGCTTCATCCGCCAATCCGGCGGACGCGGCCAGTATGGTCACTGCTGGATCCGCTTTGCACCCGGCGAAGAGGGCAAGGAAGGCCTGGAGTTCATCAACGAGATCGTCGGCGGCGTGGTGCCGCGTGAGTACATCCCCGCGATCCAGAAGGGCATCGAGGAGCAGATGCAGAACGGCGTGCTGGCCGGCTACCCGCTGATCAGCCTCAAGGCCGCGGTATACGATGGCTCGTACCACGACGTGGACTCCAACGAAATGGCCTACAAGATCGCCGCGTCCATGGCCACCAAGCAATTGGCCCAGAAAGGCGGCGCCGTGCTACTTGAGCCGGTGATGAAGGTCGAGGTGGTCACGCCCGAGGAATACCTGGGCGACATCATGGGCGACCTGAGCCGTCGCCGCGGCATGATCCAGGGCTCGGAGGACAGCCCCGCAGGCAAGGTGATCCGCGCCGAGGTGCCATTGGGCGAGATGTTCGGCTACTCCACCGACATGCGCTCGATGACCCAGGGCCGGGCCAGTTACTCGATGGAGTTCACCAAGTATGCCGAGGCGCCGGCGAGCATCGCCGACAGCATCGTCAAGAAGAACAAGGGAGAGTAATCCCGTTTTCGAGTGGCTGGTCTGACGCCTTCGCGGGTAAACCCGCTCCTACAGCTATAGCGGCGCTATCGACCTGTAGAAGCGTTTACCCGCGAAGGGGGGCGGCGCAGCGCCCCTCCTCAATGCTGCTCGCCCGCCCGCTTGAGCAGCTTCTTGCAGCGCTCCGACAGGTGCACCACACGCAGGTGCTTGCCAGCCTTGGCATAACGCTCGCGCAGGGTCTTCAAGGCCGCGATCGCAGAGTAGTCGACAAAGCGCAGGTGCTTGCAGTCCAGGGTCACGCTGGCCGGATCCTGTGCGGTGTCGAACTGATCGAGAAATGGCGTGGTCGAGGCGAAGAACAGCGTGCCGTGCACCTGATAGACCTTGCCGCCCTCCTCGTCCAGATGGCTGTCGGCATAGAGGTCGCGGGCGTGCTGCCAGGCAAAGTTGATCGCGGCGATGACGATGCCGAACAGCACGGCAGTCGCAAGGTCGGTAAATACCGTCACCACCGTCACCGCGATGATCGCCAGCACGTCACTGATCGGCACCTTGCGCAACACCCGCAGCGAAGCCCAGGCAAAGGTCTGCTGGGCGACCACAAACATCACGCCGACCAACGCCGCCAGCGGGATACGCTCGATCAATGGCGACAGGAACAGCACGAACAGCAGGATCATCCCGCCCGCCACCACGCCTGACAGCCGGCCGCGGCCATTGGAACTGAGGTTGATCACGGTCTGGCCGATCATCGCGCAGCCCCCCATGCCGCCACACAAGCCCGAGACCATGTTCGCCGCCCCTAGGGCCACGCACTCGCGATCAGGATAGCCACGGCTTTCGGTGATTTCGTCGGTGAGGTTCAAGGTCAACAGGGTTTCCAGCAAGCCGACCATCGCCATCAACACAGCATAGGGCGCGATGATCTTCAGCGTTTCGAGGCTCCACGGCACCTCTGGCAGGGCCAACCGTGGCAGGCCGCCGGCAATGTGCGCCATGTCGCCCAAGGTGCGGGTTGGCAGGCCGAGCAGATAGACCAGCAGGCCAACCCCAAGGATCGCGACCAGCGCCGGGGGTACAGCGCGGGTCAGGCGCGGCAGCACGTAGACCACCAGCATGGTCAGCGCCACCAGGCCGACCATCAGGTACAGCGGGGCGCCGCTGAGCCAATGCT
Protein-coding regions in this window:
- the fusA gene encoding elongation factor G → MARTTPIELYRNIGIVAHVDAGKTTTTERILFYTGVNHKMGEVHDGAATMDWMAQEQERGITITSAATTAFWQGSTKQFADKYRFNIIDTPGHVDFTIEVERSLRVLDGAVVVFSGADGVEPQSETVWRQANKYHVPRLAYINKMDRQGADFLRVVKQIDQRLGHHPVPIQLAIGSEEHFEGQIDLVKMKAIYWNDADQGTSYREEEIPAELRALADEWRAHMVEAAAEANDELTMKFLEGEALSIDEIKAGLRQRTLANEIVPTILGSSFKNKGVPLMLDAVIDYLPAPSEIPAINGTDPDDEEKHLERHADDNEPFSALAFKIATDPFVGTLTFARVYSGVLSSGDAVLNSVKGKKERVGRMVQMHANQRAEIKNVCAGDIAALIGMKDVTTGDTLCDMNKPIILERMDFPDPVISVAVEPKTKADQEKMGIALGKLAQEDPSFRVKTDEETGQTIISGMGELHLDIIVDRMRREFNVEANIGKPQVAYREKIRNTCEIEGRFIRQSGGRGQYGHCWIRFAPGEEGKEGLEFINEIVGGVVPREYIPAIQKGIEEQMQNGVLAGYPLISLKAAVYDGSYHDVDSNEMAYKIAASMATKQLAQKGGAVLLEPVMKVEVVTPEEYLGDIMGDLSRRRGMIQGSEDSPAGKVIRAEVPLGEMFGYSTDMRSMTQGRASYSMEFTKYAEAPASIADSIVKKNKGE
- a CDS encoding SulP family inorganic anion transporter, with amino-acid sequence MKPARLRADLLAGLTTSFALVPECIAFALVAHLNPLMGLYGAFIICTLTALFGGRPGMISGAAGSMAVVIVALVVQHGAQYLLATVLLGGMVMILFGLLRLGKLVRLVPYPVMLGFVNGLAIVIALAQLEHFKDGEHWLSGAPLYLMVGLVALTMLVVYVLPRLTRAVPPALVAILGVGLLVYLLGLPTRTLGDMAHIAGGLPRLALPEVPWSLETLKIIAPYAVLMAMVGLLETLLTLNLTDEITESRGYPDRECVALGAANMVSGLCGGMGGCAMIGQTVINLSSNGRGRLSGVVAGGMILLFVLFLSPLIERIPLAALVGVMFVVAQQTFAWASLRVLRKVPISDVLAIIAVTVVTVFTDLATAVLFGIVIAAINFAWQHARDLYADSHLDEEGGKVYQVHGTLFFASTTPFLDQFDTAQDPASVTLDCKHLRFVDYSAIAALKTLRERYAKAGKHLRVVHLSERCKKLLKRAGEQH